CGTTGAGTCAAAGGAGGAACTCCTTGCGAAAGGCCAGGCGCGCGCGAACTAGCGGCAGCGCTGGGAAACACCTCTTACCGCCGCGCTGTCAAAAGAAATCGAACGGAAATCGCACGCAACAGAAGGGGAAAGGAGCCAGCGGCGAAAAGTATTTCTGCGTCCGCCCTTTTCTTGAGTTCGCTCGCGTGGCCGACGGCCGGAGCAACCGCCCCACTGGCCAGCTCTTTCGAGCCTCGGTTGTTTCGGAAAGAGTTCCTGGCCGCCATCCCCGCGCTGGGAATCCCGGCACAGAACAAGAGCTATGAACAAGGGTCAACCCAGGACGCCGAAGACGAATGACGCTCTCGATGCGGAGCGCAACTCGGCTGGCGCGGAGCATGTTTCCGCAACCCCGCCCCCGGCCGGGCCGGCCGAGCTGAAACTTCCCACTCCCAGCCCGAAAACACCGCGGCAGCATGCCCCGGAACAGGATCCGGCGGTGCGTGCCCGCAACTTTACGGAAGTGAAGCTGGACTTCACTCTCGAGCAGGCGCAGGCGGAAGCCCTGCGCTGCATCCGCTGCAAGGACCCCAAGTGTGTCGAAGGCTGCCCGGTGAATGTCCTCATCCCCGACTTCCTTGAGCTTATTTTGCTCGGAGACATCTGCGGGGCAGCCGACAAGATTCAGGAAACCAATCTTCTGCCGGCGATTTGCGGCCGCGTCTGCCAGCAGGAAAACTACTGTGAGAAGGTATGCGTCGTTGGCCTCAAACGGTCGCCCGTTGCCATCGGCGACCTGGAACGCTTTGTGGCCGACTACGACATGGCCGTGCGCGGCATCCGCGAGACCCCTTGCGATCCCCCCACGGGCAAGAAAGTGGCGATTATCGGCTCGGGGCCGGCTTCCCTCACCTGCGCCAGTGAACTGGCTCGCTTGGGACACCAGGCGACCGTCTTTGAGGCGCTCCATGAACTGGGCGGCGTGCTCGTTTATGGTATCCCGCCGTTTCGCTTGCCCCGGGAAGTGCTCCATGCCGAAATTGATCGCGTCCGCAAGATGGGAGTGGTCTTTGTGACCAACTTTGTCGTGGGGATGACGTGCACCATCGAAGAGCTGCGCAAAGAATACGATGCCATTTTCATCGGCACCGGCGCCGGCCACCCTTACCTGATGGACATCCCCGGCGAAGATTATCTCGGGGTCTATACCGCCAATGAATTTCTCACCCGCGTCAATCTGCTGGGCGGCTGGAAGTTTCCTGACTGCGACACGCCTATAGAAGTGGGCAAGCGGGTGGTGGTGGTGGGCGGCGGCAACTCGGCGATGGACGCCGCTCGGGTGGCCCTGCGCATGGGGCCGGAGAAGGTTTACGTCTTTTATCGCCGCTCGGAAGTGGAGATGCCGGCTCGCGCGGAAGAGGTCAAACACGCCATGGAAGAGGGCATCGAATTCCATTTCCTGGCCGCGCCGGTGAAGCTCGAAGCTGATGCGAACAATCGCATCTACCGCATGCAGTGCATCCAGATGCAGCTCGGCGATGCCGATGCTTC
The genomic region above belongs to Candidatus Acidiferrales bacterium and contains:
- the gltA gene encoding NADPH-dependent glutamate synthase, encoding MNKGQPRTPKTNDALDAERNSAGAEHVSATPPPAGPAELKLPTPSPKTPRQHAPEQDPAVRARNFTEVKLDFTLEQAQAEALRCIRCKDPKCVEGCPVNVLIPDFLELILLGDICGAADKIQETNLLPAICGRVCQQENYCEKVCVVGLKRSPVAIGDLERFVADYDMAVRGIRETPCDPPTGKKVAIIGSGPASLTCASELARLGHQATVFEALHELGGVLVYGIPPFRLPREVLHAEIDRVRKMGVVFVTNFVVGMTCTIEELRKEYDAIFIGTGAGHPYLMDIPGEDYLGVYTANEFLTRVNLLGGWKFPDCDTPIEVGKRVVVVGGGNSAMDAARVALRMGPEKVYVFYRRSEVEMPARAEEVKHAMEEGIEFHFLAAPVKLEADANNRIYRMQCIQMQLGDADASGRRRPEPMLGSEFWMDVDTVIVAIGQGCNPIIQRTTPELRVTKRTTIQADERGETSLAGIFAGGDVIRGGSTVLLAMKDGRRAAASIQEYLLAKESPVPTLPLSPVGHLPDGQAPATGGNAVSLSPMAPATGGDASKH